Below is a genomic region from Castanea sativa cultivar Marrone di Chiusa Pesio chromosome 2, ASM4071231v1.
aagtgcctgattcataagaaaaaattttattttacagttTTAAGTAAAACAAACCACCATATGCCCTAATTAAAAAGCAGAACAATGCAAAGGGGTTGTAAAAGATGCTTACAGGACGCAGAGGAAGACCCAAGGGGCTAAGAGCGACATTTGTTTTTGGTGCAATAAATTCTGTTGGATGATGATATCTACATGAGGAGCCAAATTTACAATCCCCCGTTCTCATGTAATACGGACAATCTTGTTGGCCAGGTCTTTCTGGAAATGGGTGTTCCTTTTGGCTACTGCTTGAAGGACCAACAGAAGATGGTAGAGGTAGATAAGTATAGGCAGTTGCTGTTGGTGACAGCTGTGTTATCCCATAGAACTGCCCTGAACCAACAGCGGACTGAGTACTAGGGGAGGGTACTGGACTCATGGGGGGTGGCTGCACCAGGTGATTAACAGCTTCAATAAAATGCACATAGTTTGACAACTTAGTTAAAGAAGCTTTACCTACCGGATAATGACTCCAACCCGTAAAGGGAACCATGCCTGGTGAAACAATCATGGGAGGATAAGGATTTTGAACATATGAGCCCGATAGCAGAGGAGGCCTTGCAAGGACTACTCCATACTGTTGCGATGAAGACTGACCAGATTGATACAATGTTGGAGCATGAACTGGTGTAGGCACAGCTGCAACCTGGGGTGCTAATGATGAAACTGCTTGTAAGCCAGCAGGTTGTGGATGATGGAATTTACAAGTTGCACCAAACTTACACTGCCCGGTTTTTACATAATAGGAACACTCTTTTTCACCCTGTGTTTTGTTAAGTTCATGTTCAGTTCAAACTTAAGTGCACATCAAGAAAATGTATTCCAATAtgaccccaaaaagaaaatgacaaactAAACATAAATGTGAAGAAATACACACCGGACGTAAAGGATATCCAAAATAATTTAGTGACACAGGGGTGACAGATTCTCCTCCCTGCCGAGGATGGTGGTATTTACAGGAAGCACCAAATTTACATGTCCCCGTCCTCATATAATACTGCAAATCAAGTAAAACCAGCAGAGTCAATTCAATGTGTACTCACTGACTATCAAACCAAACACAGCACACCAAAACTGTAACAGTCCATCACATCAACTCAGTGAATGTACATTGTCCAATATCAACCATTCATGTCACACCCAATTCTCGAAATCAATCAAACAACCAAATTACAACAAGTACCTGGCACACTGGCTGCCCCACTCGCTCTGGGTACTCCCCTCCACCGGCTCTGGCAGCTCCTATAACCTGACCCCATTACACACACACCCCAcatcaatcaaattcaaacaaaacccacatTAGATCTTACATAACCAACTTCAACCACTCAAAAATTCAATCACTTTCACACTAATTACACTAACCCAAGTGATCAAATCCAAACATAAACTGACCCGAATGATCACATTaagaaaaaaccaaaccaaaccaaccaaaaaaacacTTCCCAAATTAAGCCCTAACTTcccacacaaacaaacaaatgaggaatccataaaattttaaaaaaaattcattcattcatttaatgaaattacCGCGGCACGGTCACGGGGATGATTGAAACGACACCGTGCGCCGTAGCCACAAAACCCGGTTCTCAAATAGTAGATACAATCCGCCTCGTCGGGTCGCTCCGGATACGATTCGgttccaccaccaccacctcccaATCCCAATTGCCACATAGGCtctacatacatacatacattcaTTCACTCACCACAACACACCAAATATAAACGAtcaaaaaaaccacaaaaacttgaaacGCAGAGGGGTTTCGAATAAAACGACAAGTctagaaaattttttctttttgaaaaatgcaaGTGGTTCTGGCTTACCTTCGAGCCCGGTTTCGGTTCCCGGAGCTGTCCATTCCTGTGACGGATCGGGCTGTGGGCCATCACTGTGCCGACCGTACCGCTCCATTGTACGGTCTCCGATGTTGTACTGATTGTAAAGGATTTTGTTTAAGAATGTTCTGTCTGTACAAGCAAACAACCCAATGAGTTCTTCTGGGTTTTCGCTCTCCGATCAAATGGAGATATCAGAGAGAGATAGAGGTAGAGACAGTGTTTGGAtttctgggtttcttttttttttcttttctttttttttgctctctatgtttttctctctcactataACTCACTGttcacaaacacacacacacacacacacactcactgTGTCTTTCTTTGTTtcggttttggtttttttgggtttgggtatgtttgggtctctc
It encodes:
- the LOC142625594 gene encoding zinc finger CCCH domain-containing protein 34 isoform X1, which translates into the protein MERYGRHSDGPQPDPSQEWTAPGTETGLEEPMWQLGLGGGGGGTESYPERPDEADCIYYLRTGFCGYGARCRFNHPRDRAAVIGAARAGGGEYPERVGQPVCQYYMRTGTCKFGASCKYHHPRQGGESVTPVSLNYFGYPLRPGEKECSYYVKTGQCKFGATCKFHHPQPAGLQAVSSLAPQVAAVPTPVHAPTLYQSGQSSSQQYGVVLARPPLLSGSYVQNPYPPMIVSPGMVPFTGWSHYPPPPMSPVPSPSTQSAVGSGQFYGITQLSPTATAYTYLPLPSSVGPSSSSQKEHPFPERPGQQDCPYYMRTGDCKFGSSCRYHHPTEFIAPKTNVALSPLGLPLRPGAPPCTHYAQRGVCKFGSACKFDHPVGTLSYSPSASSLTDVPVAPYPVGSSIGTLAPSSSSSELRPELISGSSKDSVSSRMSSSMSTSSGSIGSTFSQGGPTPHSTVQQSAPGSGPSSGSSNGSTEPRTSN
- the LOC142625594 gene encoding zinc finger CCCH domain-containing protein 58 isoform X2; the encoded protein is MERYGRHSDGPQPDPSQEWTAPGTETGLEEPMWQLGLGGGGGGTESYPERPDEADCIYYLRTGFCGYGARCRFNHPRDRAAVIGAARAGGGEYPERVGQPVCQYYMRTGTCKFGASCKYHHPRQGGESVTPVSLNYFGYPLRPGEKECSYYVKTGQCKFGATCKFHHPQPAGLQAVSSLAPQVAAVPTPVHAPTLYQSGQSSSQQYGVVLARPPLLSGSYVQNPYPPMIVSPGMVPFTGWSHYPGAPPCTHYAQRGVCKFGSACKFDHPVGTLSYSPSASSLTDVPVAPYPVGSSIGTLAPSSSSSELRPELISGSSKDSVSSRMSSSMSTSSGSIGSTFSQGGPTPHSTVQQSAPGSGPSSGSSNGSTEPRTSN